A genome region from Platichthys flesus chromosome 12, fPlaFle2.1, whole genome shotgun sequence includes the following:
- the LOC133966561 gene encoding C-X-C motif chemokine 2-like, translated as MQLHLQSVCQLALLGLCCVLITVRESDGTFVPGRCLCHETVSRIRGPLKELTVYPKSPTCNTVTVIVTNNNNELVCLNPEAPLGKRFIHCWNRAHKLGRDVKLCLKRRRGKGKGRKRLRSRQRSLGLNTRASSSSS; from the exons ATGCAGCTCCACCTCCAGTCAGTGTGTCAGCTCGCCCTCCTGGGTCTCTGCTGTGTGCTGATCACAG TGAGGGAGTCAGACGGCACGTTTGTCCCTGGACGATGCTTGTGTCACGAGACGGTGTCAAGAATCAGAGGGCCACTGAAAGAGCTCACAGTCTACCCCAAGAGCCCCACCTGCAACACGGTCACAGTCat agtgacaaacaataacaatgaaCTTGTGTGTCTGAATCCAGAGGCACCGCTGGGCAAACGGTTCATCCACTGCTGGAACAG AGCTCACAAATTGGGCCGTGATGTGAAGCTCtgcctgaagaggaggagaggcaaaGGCAAAGGAAGGAAGCGTCTGCGCTCTAGACAAAGGAGCCTAGGCCTCAACACCAGAGCATCATCTTCAAGCTCCTAA